The following proteins are encoded in a genomic region of Protaetiibacter sp. SSC-01:
- a CDS encoding GNAT family N-acetyltransferase, whose product MGVSATRPPREPLVGRYVRLDPLSPDDYAGLWHAIGRPEVFAGGYGGGLAGLPADESAFAAWAPGYFPHERGITYVVRVASGPHSGEIVGTSSMADFDEQKEAAHIGWTAYDPRVWGTQVNVEAKLLMLGRLFDHGYGRIKLQADAVNARSRAAITKLGARFEGVMRRDQPRADGTWRDTAVYSVLAEEWPHVRAGLEERLAEWGERPVLFRSVPSD is encoded by the coding sequence ATGGGCGTGAGCGCCACTCGACCGCCCCGTGAGCCCCTTGTCGGCCGCTACGTGCGGCTGGATCCGCTGAGCCCCGACGACTACGCCGGCCTGTGGCACGCCATCGGCCGCCCGGAGGTGTTCGCGGGCGGTTACGGCGGCGGCCTCGCGGGCCTCCCCGCCGACGAGTCGGCCTTCGCGGCGTGGGCGCCGGGCTACTTCCCCCACGAGCGCGGCATCACCTACGTCGTGCGCGTCGCATCCGGCCCCCACTCCGGCGAGATCGTCGGAACCTCAAGCATGGCCGACTTCGACGAGCAGAAGGAGGCCGCCCACATCGGCTGGACGGCGTACGACCCGCGCGTGTGGGGCACCCAGGTCAACGTCGAGGCGAAGCTGCTCATGCTCGGCCGCCTCTTCGACCACGGCTACGGCCGCATCAAGCTGCAGGCGGATGCCGTCAACGCCCGCTCGCGCGCCGCGATCACGAAGCTCGGGGCGCGGTTCGAGGGCGTCATGCGACGCGACCAGCCGCGCGCCGACGGCACGTGGCGCGACACGGCCGTCTACTCGGTGCTCGCCGAGGAGTGGCCCCACGTGCGCGCGGGCCTCGAGGAGCGCCTCGCGGAGTGGGGCGAGCGGCCCGTGCTGTTCCGCTCCGTGCCGAGCGACTGA
- a CDS encoding SDR family NAD(P)-dependent oxidoreductase, with protein sequence MTAPADWDPRALPRLDGRTVVVTGGNAGIGYFVSEQLASAGARVVIAARSAEKARLAIDSIRSRFPEAELAHVPLDLTSLASVRAASERIAEFRPLHALVNNAGRVVASRRRLETEDGFELTVGGNFLGHFALTTLLFPALAADGRVVGLGSDSTRMVRLEPTKLWSEHRYGAFRAYAYSKHAVTGFQLELARRLAAAGDTRRSLLAHPGWATSAYAARRPGITDRDPWRGRFFETLTGWVGQGKDRGAWPVVRAVADPDAANGSYFGPRWELAGRPVPTRPVASAASREFGAWLWGDAEVKTGIRFPL encoded by the coding sequence GTGACCGCCCCGGCGGACTGGGACCCGCGCGCCCTGCCCCGGCTCGACGGGCGCACCGTCGTCGTCACGGGCGGCAACGCCGGCATCGGCTACTTCGTCTCGGAGCAGCTCGCCTCGGCGGGGGCGCGCGTCGTCATCGCGGCGCGCTCGGCCGAGAAGGCGCGGCTCGCGATCGACTCGATCCGCTCTCGGTTCCCGGAGGCCGAGCTCGCGCACGTCCCTCTCGACCTGACCTCGCTCGCCTCCGTGCGCGCGGCATCCGAGCGCATCGCGGAGTTCCGGCCTCTGCACGCGCTCGTGAACAACGCCGGCCGCGTCGTCGCGTCGCGGCGGCGGCTCGAGACCGAGGACGGCTTCGAGCTCACGGTCGGCGGCAACTTCCTCGGGCACTTCGCCCTTACGACGCTGCTGTTCCCCGCGCTCGCGGCCGACGGTCGGGTCGTGGGACTCGGCAGCGACTCGACGCGCATGGTGCGGCTCGAGCCGACGAAGCTGTGGTCGGAGCACCGCTACGGGGCGTTCCGCGCGTACGCGTACTCGAAGCACGCCGTGACGGGGTTCCAGCTGGAGCTCGCGCGGCGGCTCGCGGCGGCGGGTGACACGCGCCGCTCGCTGCTCGCGCACCCCGGGTGGGCGACGAGCGCCTACGCGGCGCGGCGCCCCGGCATCACCGACCGCGACCCGTGGCGCGGGCGCTTCTTCGAGACCCTCACGGGCTGGGTCGGGCAGGGCAAGGACCGCGGCGCCTGGCCCGTCGTGCGCGCCGTCGCCGACCCGGATGCCGCCAACGGCAGCTACTTCGGGCCGCGGTGGGAGCTCGCCGGGCGTCCGGTGCCCACGCGCCCCGTCGCATCCGCCGCTTCGCGCGAGTTCGGCGCGTGGCTGTGGGGCGACGCGGAGGTCAAGACGGGCATCCGCTTCCCGCTGTAG
- a CDS encoding sensor histidine kinase — protein MAESLLSGLAIAAAVALLALAGYLIARRLARGHGELGTEAERARFTTLHLATRAAEHLRAGLEKGDTVRAARDLRAMLDCEGLAIAGVDGVLSVDGAEAYREAAARAIATRSGAKPQLHRAILGQGREAVDAVSAPILVTGVRAGTLVAFARSARPGLVRATGEAARWVSTQLELAELDASRAALAEAEVKALRAQISPHFIYNALTAIASFIHTDPAKARELVLEFADFTRYSFRRNGDFTTVAEELRSVDGYLRLERARFGDRLDVTLQIAPELLATVIPFLSVQPLVENAVRHGLESTERGGRVTITATDAGACALITVEDDGVGIDPELAREVLAGRAGGEHVGLRNVDTRLRQVYGDDFGLVVETNVGAGTLVTMRVPKSQPLHASEGRLAG, from the coding sequence ATGGCCGAGTCGCTGTTGAGCGGCCTCGCGATCGCAGCAGCCGTCGCGCTGCTGGCGCTTGCGGGGTACCTGATCGCGCGCCGGCTCGCCCGCGGCCACGGCGAGCTCGGCACCGAGGCGGAGCGCGCCCGGTTCACGACGCTGCACCTCGCGACGCGCGCCGCCGAGCACCTGCGGGCGGGCCTCGAGAAGGGCGACACGGTGCGCGCGGCACGCGACCTGCGGGCGATGCTCGACTGCGAGGGGCTCGCGATCGCGGGCGTCGACGGGGTGCTCTCGGTCGACGGCGCGGAGGCCTACCGGGAGGCCGCGGCGCGCGCGATCGCGACGCGCTCGGGGGCCAAGCCGCAGCTGCACCGCGCCATCCTGGGCCAGGGTCGCGAGGCGGTCGACGCGGTGTCGGCGCCCATCCTCGTGACCGGCGTGCGGGCGGGCACGCTTGTCGCGTTCGCCCGCTCCGCGCGGCCCGGCCTCGTGCGGGCGACGGGCGAGGCGGCGCGCTGGGTGTCGACGCAGCTCGAGCTCGCCGAGCTCGACGCATCCCGCGCCGCGCTCGCGGAGGCCGAGGTGAAGGCGCTGCGCGCGCAGATCAGCCCGCACTTCATCTACAACGCGCTCACCGCGATCGCGTCGTTCATCCATACCGACCCCGCGAAGGCGCGCGAGCTCGTGCTCGAGTTCGCCGACTTCACGCGCTACTCGTTCCGGCGCAACGGCGACTTCACGACCGTCGCCGAAGAGCTGCGCAGCGTCGACGGCTACCTGCGGCTCGAGCGCGCGCGCTTCGGCGACCGGCTCGACGTGACGCTTCAGATCGCGCCGGAGCTGCTCGCGACGGTCATCCCGTTCCTCTCCGTGCAGCCGCTCGTCGAGAACGCCGTGCGGCACGGGCTCGAGTCGACCGAGCGCGGCGGGCGCGTCACGATCACGGCGACGGATGCCGGGGCGTGCGCGCTCATCACCGTCGAGGACGACGGCGTCGGCATCGACCCCGAGCTCGCCCGCGAGGTGCTCGCGGGCCGCGCGGGCGGCGAGCACGTCGGCCTGCGCAACGTCGACACGCGCCTGCGCCAGGTGTACGGCGACGACTTCGGGCTCGTCGTCGAGACGAACGTCGGCGCCGGCACCCTCGTGACGATGCGCGTGCCCAAGTCGCAGCCGCTTCACGCGAGCGAAGGGAGACTCGCCGGATGA
- a CDS encoding DHA2 family efflux MFS transporter permease subunit, translating into MNAPAPDKNRWLGLVFISIAVSLIIVDSTIVNVAIPSVVDELAITSTQVQWVQESYTLVFAALLLVFGTLADRFGRRRLLMIGVVLFALSSVVAALAPTGDLLIVSRVVQGFGGAMILPATLSILNATFTGRERGIAFAVWGSTIGGMAAVGPLLGGWLTTDFSWRWAFGINLPLGVIIIVGTLLFVRESKADTARRVDLVGAALSVLLFTSLVFGLIEGRTFGWWSTEKGAPDFWTLDVSPIPFIFGLTLLSLVAFIAWGAHRERQGRSTLIAFSLFRIASFRNGNVAALIVSLGEFGVILALPLWLQNVLGYDALQTGLLLLALAGGSFLASGFAGSMSGRIAPVAIVRMGLAAELVGLVILALFISTDTPWWQSAIGLAIYGFGVGLATAQLTGVVLTDVPVAASGQASGTQSTSRQVGSALGIAILGTVLFTSFAGQLDDRLPAKLPSDVRQQIIDVAVDSSGSAIPAIEEQSPEAADAARAAFTEATRAATFTAAGFLVAGLLASLSLGGSRAADRRTSSPEGTSASIAP; encoded by the coding sequence GTGAACGCCCCCGCCCCTGACAAGAACCGCTGGCTCGGCCTCGTCTTCATCTCGATCGCCGTGTCGCTCATCATCGTCGACTCGACCATCGTCAACGTCGCGATCCCCTCCGTCGTCGACGAGCTCGCGATCACGTCGACACAGGTCCAGTGGGTGCAGGAGTCGTACACGCTCGTCTTCGCGGCCCTCCTGCTCGTGTTCGGAACGCTCGCCGACCGCTTCGGGCGCCGCCGCCTCCTCATGATCGGCGTCGTGCTGTTCGCGCTCTCGAGCGTCGTCGCGGCCCTCGCCCCCACGGGCGACCTGCTCATCGTCTCGCGCGTCGTGCAGGGCTTCGGCGGCGCGATGATCCTGCCCGCGACGCTCTCGATCCTCAACGCGACCTTCACGGGCCGCGAGCGCGGCATCGCGTTCGCCGTGTGGGGCTCGACGATCGGCGGCATGGCGGCCGTCGGCCCGCTGCTCGGCGGCTGGCTCACGACCGACTTCTCGTGGCGCTGGGCGTTCGGCATCAACCTCCCCCTCGGCGTCATCATCATCGTCGGCACGCTGCTCTTCGTGCGCGAGTCCAAGGCGGACACGGCCCGCCGCGTCGACCTCGTGGGCGCCGCGCTCTCGGTGCTGCTCTTCACGAGCCTCGTCTTCGGCCTCATCGAGGGCCGCACCTTCGGCTGGTGGTCGACCGAGAAGGGCGCCCCCGACTTCTGGACGCTCGACGTGTCGCCGATCCCGTTCATCTTCGGCCTCACGCTGCTCTCCCTCGTCGCATTCATCGCGTGGGGCGCGCACCGCGAGCGGCAGGGCAGGTCGACGCTCATCGCGTTCTCGCTGTTCCGCATCGCGTCGTTCCGCAACGGCAACGTCGCGGCGCTCATCGTGTCGCTCGGCGAGTTCGGCGTCATCCTCGCCTTGCCCCTGTGGCTGCAGAACGTGCTCGGCTACGACGCCCTCCAGACGGGGCTTCTGCTGCTCGCCCTCGCGGGCGGCTCGTTCCTCGCCTCGGGCTTCGCGGGCTCGATGAGCGGCAGGATCGCGCCCGTCGCGATCGTGCGAATGGGCCTCGCCGCCGAGCTCGTGGGCCTCGTCATCCTCGCGCTGTTCATCTCGACCGACACCCCGTGGTGGCAGAGCGCGATCGGCCTCGCGATCTACGGCTTCGGCGTCGGTCTCGCGACCGCGCAGCTCACGGGCGTCGTGCTCACGGATGTGCCCGTCGCCGCGAGCGGTCAGGCGTCGGGCACGCAGTCGACCTCGCGGCAGGTCGGCTCCGCGCTCGGCATCGCGATCCTCGGAACCGTGCTCTTCACCTCGTTCGCCGGCCAGCTCGACGACAGGCTGCCCGCCAAGCTGCCGAGCGACGTGCGGCAGCAGATCATCGACGTCGCCGTCGACTCCTCGGGCTCGGCGATCCCCGCGATCGAGGAGCAGTCGCCGGAGGCGGCGGATGCGGCGCGCGCCGCGTTCACGGAGGCCACCCGCGCCGCGACCTTCACGGCCGCGGGCTTCCTCGTGGCGGGCCTGCTCGCCTCGCTCAGCCTCGGAGGGAGCCGAGCAGCTGATCGACGGACGTCGTCTCCGGAAGGTACGTCCGCGTCCATCGCGCCATGA
- a CDS encoding cation acetate symporter — protein sequence MTPTAVLETSTSPGEPLLNIAIFGAFVLVTMIIVFRASRNNKTAADYYAAGRSFSGPQNGTAIAGDYLSAASFLGICGAIAINGYDGFLYSIGFLVAWLVALLLVAELLRNTGRFTMADVLSFRLKQRPVRIAAATTTLVVCFFYLLAQMAGAGGLVSLLLGIPDKVGQGIVIAVVGALMIIYVLVGGMKGTTWVQIIKAFLLIVGAGVMTIWVLAINGFNLSTLLENAVATAGSADILAPGKQYGLSDITRLDFLSLGLALVLGTAALPHVLMRFYTVPTAKEARRSVVWAIWLIGIFYVFTLVLGYGAAALIGAETIKAAPGGANSAAPLLAFELGGPFLLGLISAIAFATILAVVAGLTITAAASFAHDIYASVFKKGKSDATDEVKVARRTVVIIGIVAILGGIAANGQNVAFLVALAFAVAASANLPTIVYSLFWKRFNTAGALWSMYVGLGSAILLIAFSPVVSGSPTSMIPGADFAIWPLSNPGIVSIPLAFLAGLIATLASRSKEDPAKQSEMEVRSLTGIGAEKATQH from the coding sequence ATGACCCCCACCGCTGTGCTCGAGACGTCCACCTCGCCGGGTGAGCCGCTGCTCAACATCGCCATCTTCGGCGCGTTCGTGCTCGTGACGATGATCATCGTGTTCCGCGCGAGCAGGAACAACAAGACCGCCGCCGACTACTACGCCGCCGGTCGCTCCTTCTCGGGCCCGCAGAACGGCACGGCCATCGCGGGCGACTACCTGTCGGCCGCGTCGTTCCTCGGCATCTGCGGCGCGATCGCGATCAACGGCTACGACGGGTTCCTCTACTCGATCGGCTTCCTCGTGGCGTGGCTCGTCGCACTCCTGCTCGTCGCCGAGCTCCTGCGCAACACGGGCCGCTTCACGATGGCCGACGTGCTGTCGTTCCGCCTCAAGCAGCGCCCCGTGCGCATCGCGGCGGCGACGACGACCCTCGTCGTGTGCTTCTTCTACCTGCTCGCGCAGATGGCGGGCGCGGGCGGCCTCGTCTCGCTGCTGCTCGGCATCCCCGACAAGGTGGGCCAGGGCATCGTGATCGCCGTCGTCGGTGCGCTCATGATCATCTACGTGCTCGTCGGGGGCATGAAGGGCACGACGTGGGTGCAGATCATCAAGGCGTTCCTGCTCATCGTGGGTGCGGGCGTCATGACGATCTGGGTGCTCGCGATCAACGGCTTCAACCTCTCGACGCTGCTCGAGAACGCCGTCGCCACGGCCGGCAGCGCCGACATCCTCGCTCCCGGCAAGCAGTACGGCCTGAGCGACATCACGCGCCTCGACTTCCTCTCGCTCGGCCTCGCGCTCGTGCTCGGCACGGCGGCACTGCCGCACGTGCTCATGCGCTTCTACACGGTGCCGACCGCGAAGGAGGCCCGACGCAGCGTCGTGTGGGCCATCTGGCTCATCGGCATCTTCTACGTGTTCACGCTCGTGCTCGGCTACGGCGCCGCCGCCCTCATCGGTGCGGAGACGATCAAGGCCGCACCGGGCGGCGCGAACTCGGCGGCGCCGCTGCTCGCGTTCGAGCTCGGCGGACCGTTCCTGCTCGGCCTCATCTCGGCCATCGCCTTCGCGACGATCCTCGCGGTCGTCGCGGGCCTCACGATCACGGCCGCGGCATCCTTCGCGCATGACATCTACGCGAGCGTGTTCAAGAAGGGCAAGTCGGATGCCACGGACGAGGTCAAGGTCGCGCGCCGCACGGTCGTGATCATCGGCATCGTCGCGATCCTCGGCGGCATCGCCGCGAACGGTCAGAACGTCGCGTTCCTCGTGGCGCTCGCCTTCGCGGTCGCGGCATCCGCGAACCTGCCGACGATCGTGTACTCGCTGTTCTGGAAGCGCTTCAACACGGCGGGCGCCCTGTGGTCGATGTACGTCGGCCTCGGCTCGGCCATCCTGCTCATCGCGTTCTCGCCGGTCGTCTCCGGCTCACCGACGTCGATGATCCCGGGTGCGGACTTCGCGATCTGGCCGCTGTCGAACCCCGGCATCGTGTCGATCCCGCTGGCGTTCCTCGCCGGCTTGATCGCGACGCTCGCGTCGCGCTCGAAGGAGGACCCGGCCAAGCAGTCCGAGATGGAGGTGCGCTCTCTCACCGGTATCGGTGCGGAGAAGGCCACCCAGCACTGA
- a CDS encoding MarR family winged helix-turn-helix transcriptional regulator: MADELEHWPTGRLLSVAARLVEQRWRERLDEHGLTHAGLIVLHLLGAGPQTLGDLAREARVTAQTMGRTVENLSRDGRVRIVVDPADRRRRLVERTPMGAVALELLGGVEGSMFPELDDPEGFRGQLLEIIRYVGGDPDIRYGDAR; this comes from the coding sequence ATGGCGGATGAGCTCGAGCACTGGCCGACCGGCCGCCTGCTCTCCGTCGCGGCGCGCCTCGTCGAGCAGCGCTGGCGCGAGCGCCTCGACGAGCACGGGCTCACCCACGCCGGCCTCATCGTGCTCCACCTCCTCGGCGCGGGACCGCAGACCTTGGGCGACCTCGCACGCGAGGCTCGCGTCACCGCGCAGACGATGGGCCGCACCGTCGAGAACCTCTCACGCGACGGTCGCGTGCGCATCGTCGTCGACCCGGCCGACCGCCGCCGCCGCCTCGTCGAACGCACCCCCATGGGCGCCGTCGCCCTCGAGCTGCTCGGCGGCGTCGAGGGCAGCATGTTCCCCGAGCTGGACGACCCCGAAGGATTCCGCGGCCAGCTGCTCGAGATCATCCGCTACGTGGGAGGCGACCCCGACATCCGCTACGGCGACGCCCGGTAA
- a CDS encoding DUF485 domain-containing protein, with product MGDEAPTSVAQTEADFVGIQGSPEFKELKKRHRAFVFPVLALALVWYFAYVLLAGYAPDFMATPVFGLVNVGLLIGLGQVATTFIVTMLYVWYANKKLDPIAEQIRDEAAQGGARR from the coding sequence ATGGGCGACGAAGCCCCCACCTCGGTCGCGCAGACGGAAGCCGACTTCGTCGGCATCCAGGGCTCCCCCGAATTCAAGGAGCTCAAGAAGCGCCACCGTGCGTTCGTTTTCCCCGTGCTGGCCCTAGCCCTCGTGTGGTACTTCGCATACGTGCTCCTGGCCGGCTACGCCCCCGACTTCATGGCGACCCCCGTGTTCGGGCTCGTCAACGTGGGGCTCCTGATCGGACTCGGGCAGGTCGCCACGACCTTCATCGTGACGATGCTCTACGTCTGGTACGCCAACAAGAAGCTCGACCCGATCGCGGAGCAGATCCGCGATGAAGCCGCCCAGGGAGGTGCGCGCCGATGA
- a CDS encoding alpha/beta hydrolase: MDWRPDVLGGFEQLPLPLRRDEEGAVVATLVRPTVARTTAWGREPHGFAHGVDVLYVHGWSDYFFQAEHALFWTRAGARFHALDLRKYGRSLLPHQTPGYTEDLAVYDEDISAALEAMGRDENTRRPLVVIGHSTGGLTLALWAARHPGAVDAIILNSPWLEFQADELGRRAIAPLVALGARLGPRAALPGIDRGFNTQASSRLFDGEWDYDLSWRPERGFPVHSGWLDAILDGHARVASGLGIEVPVLVMLSARSWLQQSWSARIYDSDVALDVDGVAERATRLGSHVSVVRLDGALHDVLLSRRSVRASAYDVMARWTRTYLPETTSVDQLLGSLRG, encoded by the coding sequence ATGGACTGGAGACCGGATGTGCTCGGCGGCTTCGAGCAGCTGCCCCTGCCGCTGCGCCGCGACGAGGAGGGCGCCGTCGTGGCGACCCTCGTGCGTCCGACGGTCGCGCGGACGACCGCGTGGGGGCGTGAGCCGCACGGCTTCGCCCACGGCGTCGACGTGCTCTACGTGCACGGCTGGTCGGACTACTTCTTCCAGGCCGAGCACGCCCTCTTCTGGACGCGTGCCGGCGCGCGCTTCCACGCCCTCGACCTGCGCAAGTACGGCCGCAGCCTGCTGCCCCACCAGACCCCCGGCTACACCGAGGATCTCGCCGTCTACGACGAGGACATCTCGGCGGCGCTCGAGGCGATGGGCCGCGACGAGAACACGCGTCGTCCGCTCGTCGTCATCGGCCACTCGACGGGCGGCCTGACGCTCGCGCTGTGGGCGGCCCGGCATCCGGGCGCCGTCGACGCGATCATCCTCAACAGCCCGTGGCTCGAGTTCCAGGCGGATGAGCTGGGTCGCCGCGCGATCGCCCCCCTCGTGGCGCTCGGGGCGCGTCTCGGCCCGCGCGCCGCCCTGCCGGGCATCGACCGCGGCTTCAACACGCAGGCCTCCTCGCGCCTCTTCGACGGGGAGTGGGACTACGACCTGAGCTGGCGCCCGGAGCGCGGCTTCCCCGTGCACAGCGGGTGGCTCGACGCGATCCTCGACGGCCACGCGCGCGTGGCGTCAGGCCTCGGCATCGAGGTGCCGGTGCTCGTCATGCTCTCGGCCCGCAGCTGGCTGCAGCAGTCGTGGTCGGCGCGCATCTACGACTCGGATGTCGCCCTCGACGTCGACGGGGTCGCCGAGCGTGCCACGCGCCTCGGCTCGCACGTCTCGGTCGTGCGCCTCGACGGTGCGCTGCACGATGTGCTGCTGTCGCGGCGCTCCGTGCGCGCGTCGGCCTACGACGTCATGGCGCGATGGACGCGGACGTACCTTCCGGAGACGACGTCCGTCGATCAGCTGCTCGGCTCCCTCCGAGGCTGA
- a CDS encoding chorismate mutase, with translation MTSDAPEDPQAELSRYRQSIDNIDAALIHLLAERFKATQAVGRLKAASGMPASDPAREREQIARLRALAEESHLDPEFAEKWFTFVVAEVIHHHERLAGNGAGAGATADATAQGE, from the coding sequence ATGACCTCCGACGCGCCCGAGGACCCGCAGGCCGAGCTGAGCCGCTACCGGCAGAGCATCGACAACATCGACGCGGCGCTCATCCACCTGCTCGCTGAGCGGTTCAAGGCAACGCAGGCCGTCGGGCGGCTCAAGGCGGCGAGCGGCATGCCGGCCTCCGACCCCGCGCGCGAGCGCGAGCAGATCGCCCGGCTGCGGGCGCTCGCCGAGGAGTCGCACCTCGACCCCGAGTTCGCCGAGAAGTGGTTCACCTTCGTCGTCGCCGAGGTGATCCACCACCACGAGCGGCTCGCCGGCAACGGCGCCGGTGCTGGCGCCACGGCGGACGCCACCGCGCAGGGCGAGTGA
- the purL gene encoding phosphoribosylformylglycinamidine synthase subunit PurL, with protein sequence MRAPVGWPCSRSPRSEEQSPVSTPSTHVVDTVENAIATPEKEQPYAALGLKTDEYHRIREILGRRPTSGELAMYSVMWSEHCSYKSSKVHLRQFGQKVSPEMTKNLMVGMGENAGVVDIGEGWAVTFKIESHNHPSYVEPFQGAATGVGGIVRDIISMGARPVAVMDALRFGALDHPDTARVVPGVVSGISFYGNCLGLPNIGGETWFDPIYQANPLVNALAVGVLRHEDLHLANARGVGNKVVLFGARTGGDGIGGASILASESFDEGSGRKRPAVQVGDPFMEKVLIECCLELYREGLVEGIQDLGAAGISCATSELASNGDGGMHIVLDEVLLRDPSLTAEEILMSESQERMMAVVAPEKLDAFLAVIRKWDVEASVLGEVTGTGRLVIDWKGETIVDVDPRTVAVDGPVYERPIAYPTWIDHVNDDTASVLARPTDGGELKEQTLRLLGSANLADKSWITAQYDKYVLGNTALSYPDDGGMVRVDESSGLGFALATDANGRYCYLDPYQGAQLALAEAYRNVAVTGAVPAAVSDCLNFGSPENPEVMWQFSRAVEGLADGCLALGIPVTGGNVSFYNQTGDVPIHPTPVVAVLGTIDDVGRRVPSGWQDAGDNLYLLGTTALELDGSAWAGVVHGHLGGRPPAVDLDAEKNLGALLAAAAHEGLLAAAHDLADGGLAIALAEGVLRFGVGARVFLDELLERDGVDLATALFSESTGRVLVAVPREEDVKFTRLCEGRGYPVLRIGVTDTEPALEVQGVFTASVDELAATFREPLRARFA encoded by the coding sequence ATGCGAGCGCCGGTAGGATGGCCCTGTTCCCGCTCGCCCCGTTCTGAGGAGCAATCCCCCGTGAGCACCCCCTCGACGCACGTCGTCGACACCGTCGAGAACGCCATCGCCACTCCGGAGAAGGAGCAGCCGTACGCGGCGCTCGGACTCAAGACCGACGAGTACCACCGCATCCGCGAGATCCTCGGGCGCCGGCCCACGAGCGGCGAGCTCGCGATGTACTCCGTCATGTGGAGCGAGCACTGCTCCTACAAGAGCTCCAAGGTGCACCTGCGGCAGTTCGGCCAGAAGGTCAGCCCCGAGATGACGAAGAACCTCATGGTCGGCATGGGCGAGAACGCGGGCGTCGTCGACATCGGCGAGGGCTGGGCCGTCACCTTCAAGATCGAGAGCCACAACCACCCGAGCTACGTCGAGCCGTTCCAGGGCGCCGCGACGGGCGTCGGCGGCATCGTGCGCGACATCATCTCGATGGGCGCGCGGCCCGTCGCCGTCATGGACGCCCTCCGCTTCGGCGCGCTCGACCACCCCGACACCGCCCGCGTCGTGCCGGGCGTCGTGAGCGGCATCAGCTTCTACGGCAACTGCCTCGGCCTGCCGAACATCGGCGGCGAGACGTGGTTCGACCCGATCTACCAGGCCAACCCGCTCGTCAACGCGCTCGCCGTGGGCGTGCTGCGCCACGAGGACCTGCACCTCGCCAACGCGCGCGGCGTCGGCAACAAGGTCGTGCTGTTCGGCGCCCGCACGGGCGGCGACGGCATCGGGGGCGCCTCGATCCTCGCGTCGGAGTCGTTCGACGAGGGCTCGGGCCGCAAGCGCCCCGCCGTGCAGGTGGGCGACCCCTTCATGGAGAAGGTGCTCATCGAGTGCTGCCTCGAGCTCTATCGCGAGGGCCTCGTCGAGGGCATCCAGGATCTCGGCGCCGCGGGCATCTCGTGCGCGACCTCCGAGCTCGCCTCCAACGGCGACGGCGGCATGCACATCGTGCTCGACGAGGTGCTGCTGCGCGACCCCTCGCTCACGGCCGAGGAGATCCTCATGTCGGAGAGCCAGGAGCGCATGATGGCGGTCGTCGCGCCCGAGAAGCTCGACGCGTTCCTCGCGGTGATCCGCAAGTGGGATGTCGAGGCGAGCGTGCTCGGCGAGGTCACCGGAACCGGCCGCCTCGTCATCGACTGGAAGGGCGAGACAATCGTCGACGTCGACCCGCGTACGGTCGCGGTCGACGGCCCCGTGTACGAGCGGCCGATCGCCTACCCCACGTGGATCGACCACGTGAACGACGACACCGCATCCGTGCTCGCGCGCCCGACGGACGGCGGCGAGCTCAAGGAGCAGACGCTGCGCCTGCTCGGCTCGGCGAACCTCGCCGATAAGAGCTGGATCACCGCGCAGTACGACAAGTACGTGCTCGGCAATACGGCGCTCAGCTACCCCGACGACGGCGGCATGGTGCGCGTCGACGAGTCCTCGGGGCTCGGCTTCGCCCTCGCGACGGATGCCAACGGCCGCTACTGCTACCTCGACCCGTACCAGGGCGCCCAGCTCGCGCTCGCCGAGGCGTACCGCAACGTCGCCGTCACGGGTGCTGTGCCCGCCGCCGTGTCGGACTGCCTCAACTTCGGAAGCCCGGAGAACCCCGAGGTCATGTGGCAGTTCTCGCGCGCCGTCGAGGGCCTCGCGGATGGCTGCCTCGCCCTTGGCATCCCCGTGACGGGCGGCAACGTGTCGTTCTACAACCAGACGGGCGACGTGCCCATCCACCCGACCCCCGTCGTGGCCGTGCTCGGCACGATCGACGACGTCGGACGCCGCGTGCCGTCGGGCTGGCAGGACGCCGGCGACAACCTCTACCTGCTCGGCACGACCGCTCTGGAGCTCGACGGCTCCGCGTGGGCCGGCGTCGTGCACGGCCACCTCGGCGGACGCCCGCCGGCCGTCGACCTCGACGCCGAGAAGAACCTCGGAGCGCTGCTCGCCGCGGCCGCCCACGAGGGTCTACTCGCCGCCGCGCACGACCTCGCCGACGGCGGTCTCGCGATCGCCCTCGCGGAGGGCGTGCTGCGCTTCGGCGTGGGTGCGCGCGTGTTCCTCGACGAGCTGCTCGAGCGCGACGGCGTCGACCTCGCCACGGCGCTCTTCTCGGAGTCGACCGGCCGCGTGCTCGTCGCCGTGCCGCGCGAGGAGGACGTCAAGTTCACGCGCCTGTGCGAGGGCCGCGGCTACCCCGTGCTGCGCATCGGGGTGACCGACACCGAGCCCGCGCTCGAGGTGCAGGGAGTCTTCACGGCGTCCGTGGACGAGCTCGCGGCGACGTTCCGCGAGCCGCTGCGGGCGCGGTTCGCGTGA